GGTATAGGAAACCTAGAACTTGTTTAAGAATGGTTTTCTAGCGCAAGATTCCATCTTGTGCTTACCGTTTCGTCAGCATATGCTGACAAAAAAGTGCGTCCAAGCAGAATGCTTGAACGAGAAATAATAAATAAAATTTACTCTACACTTCATTCAAGCTACTTTTTTCCATTGGCTTCGCCGACTTTCAGGTCTTAAACAACTTCCTAAATTGGCTGCTGTCATTGCATACGTAGGATGATTTTTTCCAAGCGTATTTTGATAGATTTGGAGAGCTTGCAGATAGAGTTTTTCAGCCTTTTCATTTTTTGATTGTATGGAATAAAAATTTCCTAAATTATTGAGGTCGTCTGCATAGATAGGATTTTTCTTACCAAAGATTTTCTTATCGATTTGCATAGCTCTTTTATAGTAAGGTTCTGCCTTTTCATACTTTCTCATATCCGTATAAAGGTTTCCTAAGTTATTACAAATAGAAGCATAACCTTCATCTTGCTGTCCAAACTCATTTTCATAAATACGCATAGCTTCAAAATATAATGTTTCAGCCTTTTCTAGCTCATCTATTTCTGAGTATAAGTTAGCTAAGTCTTCACAAGCCTCTCCATACCAATCGTGATTTTTACCTACACTGTTTTCTTGAATTGATTTTATCTCAACATAAATAGGTTCTGCTTTATCATACAAACTTTGTTCGTAGTACACATTGGCTAAACCTCTCAAAATGACTGCATAAAAGTTATCATTTTGTTTGTTTAGAGCTTCATAGATACTCTTTGCTTGTGCATAAAGAGATTCTGCTTTTGCATATTCGCCACTTTCCAAGTAGAAATAAGCCAGATAATAACAAGCACGAGCATGTTTTTTAGAGTTTTCTCCAGTGACTTTTTTGTAGGTTTCTTTTGCTTCTATAAGCAGAGGCTTGGCTTCTTCCAAGCGAAAATCATCTACATAAATGTATGCTAAATGTATTTGAACTTGTGCATAAAGTGTGTCTGTTTTCCCAAACTTGTTTTCAATCTTAGAAAGTGAAGCCTTAAAATGTTTTTCAGCTTTTTTATACTCTTCTTCATCTAAAAAATATAATCCTATGCTGTCTAACTCTTGATAGGTTAGTTTTTCTAAATTTTGAGCATACGAAACAGAAAAAAAGAACAGGAGTAAAGTAGTTAGTAAGAATTTCATAATTGCTAAATTTTATCAGATTAAACCTCAATGACAAAAGATAAGCAATTTTAATTAAAGATATTTTTAATGAGTGTACGACAAATTTCTCTGTTTGCAAAACATTCAATATTTTGTTGTGTTGCAACTTGTATTTTTATAAAGAAATATCAGCTACATTATATCTAAAAGCTAATAAAAACATAGACAAAGTTGCAGCGCAACGAAATGTAAAAGCTGTTTTTTATTCTACAATTTTCTCTACATAATTGGAGTTCATCAGCGAGAGCGCCCCCATATATTTTAGTTTGAAAGCTACTACATCACCAATTTTATAATTTTGGGGATTAGTTTTTAAATCTATCACAAGCATATCCGAACTTGCTCCTACCAATTCTATTGTCTCGTCTTTTGGAATCAAAAACTCTGGACGGATATCTAGTAAGCCTACATCTATAATACAACGGAAAGATGATTTTCCATAATCTTCTTCTTTAATTTGAAAAACTTCTCCACTAGGGTTTTCTGCCAAAACACCAGTTGGAATGAGTGGTTTTTCTGTGATTTCCACGATTTCAGCAAAAAACTCCAATACGTCTGTTTTCATGCCTTCGATATAGCCGTTGGTAAAAATATCGTTTCCCCAATAAAGAGCCTCTCCAATTCTGAAATGATTTACACCTTGAGGAAGTTGTTTTCTCAAGAGAAGTGGCATCGTAACTGTTGTTCCTGCCGAAACCCAAGGAATTTCTCTTCCAAAGGTAAGTTCAATGATTTTTTTATACAGCGAGAGTTGAATAAGTTTGTCTTCTGAAGGCAAGACACCATGCAAGCAGTTGAGATTTGTTCCTAAGCCAATTACACGAATATTGGGAAGTTTAAAAATTTGGGAATAAAAATCGACAACATCATCTGGCATTACGCCTTCACGAAGGTCTCCCATTTCTATCATAATAATAATTCCGTGGAGTTTATCTTGTCGTTGAGCTTCTTTGGAAAGCATTTCGATAGTGTCAAATTCAGTATTGAGGCTCACATCTGCATACGAAATTATATCTTTTATACTTCTTTTGGCAGCAGGCTTAATATAAACCGTCTGAATATCTGGCTTTATTTCCTTGAGTTTTTTGAGGTTACTAATCCTAGAATCGTGTACTTCCATTACACCCAAATCCACTATCTCTCTTAAATATTTTTCTGTTCCACAGAAAAGTTTTGTTACTACGCCCCACTCTATTTTTTCTTTTTTAAATAAATCGTCTAAAAATTTGTAGTTATGTTTTAATTTGTCTCTGTAAAGTTTTACGTAAGCCATAATGTAGTTTTTTCTCAATGTATGAGCTTAAAAAAAACTCATATTATTTCAATATTAAATACAAGATATGTATCCTTATTTATAAAGATAAGTAAAAAGTTAAACTAAAACGAGAGGCTAATGTTTTTTTGAATTCTGCCAAGTCCTTCTCAAATAAGGTTTGGCAGAGTGTGTAAAAGATTATAAACCAAAACATGTATTTTTGTAATAAGGCTAGATTATTTCTTGCTACTATATCTGCAAACGCAATCAGACGTGAAAAAACTACGCTATTATATTTTTTTGAAGGATATTTTACTTCTAGCCCTAACTGCTTTTGGAGGTCCACAGGCGCATATAGCTATGTTTTTAGATATTCTGGTAGTAAAAAGAGGATATCTGACAGAAGCCGAACTTATCGAACTCAATGCGTTGTGTCAGATTTTGCCTGGTCCCACTTCTACACAAACCTTAATGGCTGTGGGTTATAAGCGTGGAGGAACATACCTTGCTTTTTGGACGCTTCTTGTTTGGATTTTGCCAGCTACGCTACTTATGACTACGGCTGCCATCGGATTAGCTTACATTCAAAAACAACAAATCTCATTAGATTTTACTCGTTTTATTCAGCCTATGGCAATCGGATTTGTTTCTTTTGCAGCTCTTCGAATTTCTCGTAAAGTAGTCCAGACCAAAACAGCTTTCATAATAATGATGGTAGCAGGGATTGTTTCTTATTTTTATCGAACACCTTGGGTTTTTCCTCTAATTTTAATTTTTGGAGGAGTAGTAACTGCTATCAAATTTGATAAAGAAGAAAAAGAAGAGAAGCAAAAGTTTGATATTCAGTGGCGCTTCTTGATTTTGTATGGTCTTGTCTTTGTTGGTGTAGCAATTATAGGAAATGCCACAAAAGGAGTTTTGTTGCTTATTTTTGAAAATTTTTATAGAAATGGAAGTCTCATTTTTGGAGGAGGACAGGTCTTGATTCCAATACTTTACACCGAGTTTGTAACCTTTAAAAATTTCTTGACTGCTGATGAGTTTTTGTCTGGATACGCACTTGTGCAAGCTGTTCCTGGTCCTGTGTTTTCTTTTGCAGCCTTTGTAGGTGCGCTCACTATGTATAAACGACTTTCTTGGTTGCAGACTTCTTTTTTAGCTAGTTCAGGATATTTTGGTAGCTTTTTTAGTGGAGCTTTTGGCAGTGCAATTGGTGGAGTCTTAGGCGGTTTATTAGGTGGTTTTACAGCTTCAATAGCTGTTTTTCTTCCTGGGATGTTCTTAATTTTCTTCGTTATTCGATTTTGGGAACAACTAAAAAAATATCGTCCCATAAAAGCATCTTTAGAAGGAATCAATGGCGCAAGTGCAGGTCTTGTGATTGCTGGAGCATTTTTACTCTTAGAACCTATCGAAAAAACGCCTCTCAATATGCTAATTATGCTTGTTACCTTCCTAATTCTTCAATTTACGAAAGTTCCTGCACCTCTACTTATTTTACTCGGACTTTTGATAGGCTTTATTTTTTAGATTTTTTAAACACAACAGTTTGCTTGATTTTGGGTAATTTTGAATTTTATCATTCCTTTGTCAAAGACAAGTCTTTGCCCTACATTTATCATTTATAACTTATCATTCATCACTTTCTATGCAACTTCCTCAACCCAAACACGATATAAACCCACTTTCAAAAACAGAAATGTTAGTTCGTTTTCAAGATTGTGACCCTTACGGACATCTTAACAACGGACGATATATAGATTATTTTTTGGATGGCAGAGATAACCAAGTTACTTACGATTATGGTTGGAGATTGGTAGATTTTATAAATGAAGAAAAAAAAGGGTGGGTAGTTCAGAAACAAGAGCTAGGTTACTTTCGTCCAGCCATTTATGGAGAGGAAATTGTGATTAGAACAGCAACTGTATTCTTCGATGATTCTAATTTGATGATTGAGTGTAGAATGCTAAATAAAGACGAAACACAGCTTAAATCTCTTCTTTGGATGAAACTTGTATTTATAAATCTTGCTAATGGAAGGAGAACACAACATACTGAAAATATCAAAGAATTTTTTACAAAAGTTAGGCTAAATGAATTTGATGCTACAAAAATAACTTTTGATGAGCGTGCAAAGGAATTGATTGCTTTTTATAAAAGTCGCAGAAATAAGTAAATAAAATTATAAATCATAAATTCGAATATCATGAACACTAAGAATTATTTGCCTCTTTTT
This portion of the Bernardetia sp. genome encodes:
- a CDS encoding tetratricopeptide repeat protein, with the translated sequence MKFLLTTLLLFFFSVSYAQNLEKLTYQELDSIGLYFLDEEEYKKAEKHFKASLSKIENKFGKTDTLYAQVQIHLAYIYVDDFRLEEAKPLLIEAKETYKKVTGENSKKHARACYYLAYFYLESGEYAKAESLYAQAKSIYEALNKQNDNFYAVILRGLANVYYEQSLYDKAEPIYVEIKSIQENSVGKNHDWYGEACEDLANLYSEIDELEKAETLYFEAMRIYENEFGQQDEGYASICNNLGNLYTDMRKYEKAEPYYKRAMQIDKKIFGKKNPIYADDLNNLGNFYSIQSKNEKAEKLYLQALQIYQNTLGKNHPTYAMTAANLGSCLRPESRRSQWKKVA
- a CDS encoding alanine/ornithine racemase family PLP-dependent enzyme encodes the protein MAYVKLYRDKLKHNYKFLDDLFKKEKIEWGVVTKLFCGTEKYLREIVDLGVMEVHDSRISNLKKLKEIKPDIQTVYIKPAAKRSIKDIISYADVSLNTEFDTIEMLSKEAQRQDKLHGIIIMIEMGDLREGVMPDDVVDFYSQIFKLPNIRVIGLGTNLNCLHGVLPSEDKLIQLSLYKKIIELTFGREIPWVSAGTTVTMPLLLRKQLPQGVNHFRIGEALYWGNDIFTNGYIEGMKTDVLEFFAEIVEITEKPLIPTGVLAENPSGEVFQIKEEDYGKSSFRCIIDVGLLDIRPEFLIPKDETIELVGASSDMLVIDLKTNPQNYKIGDVVAFKLKYMGALSLMNSNYVEKIVE
- a CDS encoding chromate transporter; translation: MKKLRYYIFLKDILLLALTAFGGPQAHIAMFLDILVVKRGYLTEAELIELNALCQILPGPTSTQTLMAVGYKRGGTYLAFWTLLVWILPATLLMTTAAIGLAYIQKQQISLDFTRFIQPMAIGFVSFAALRISRKVVQTKTAFIIMMVAGIVSYFYRTPWVFPLILIFGGVVTAIKFDKEEKEEKQKFDIQWRFLILYGLVFVGVAIIGNATKGVLLLIFENFYRNGSLIFGGGQVLIPILYTEFVTFKNFLTADEFLSGYALVQAVPGPVFSFAAFVGALTMYKRLSWLQTSFLASSGYFGSFFSGAFGSAIGGVLGGLLGGFTASIAVFLPGMFLIFFVIRFWEQLKKYRPIKASLEGINGASAGLVIAGAFLLLEPIEKTPLNMLIMLVTFLILQFTKVPAPLLILLGLLIGFIF
- a CDS encoding acyl-CoA thioesterase, encoding MQLPQPKHDINPLSKTEMLVRFQDCDPYGHLNNGRYIDYFLDGRDNQVTYDYGWRLVDFINEEKKGWVVQKQELGYFRPAIYGEEIVIRTATVFFDDSNLMIECRMLNKDETQLKSLLWMKLVFINLANGRRTQHTENIKEFFTKVRLNEFDATKITFDERAKELIAFYKSRRNK